A single Symbiobacterium thermophilum IAM 14863 DNA region contains:
- a CDS encoding ATPase domain-containing protein — translation MSEVHARLSTGVEGLDSVLGGGLFPASATLVRGAPGTGKTTLGIQFLCEGARRGEGGAYFTFEEFPEQIYRDARELGFDLQALEQAGKLQVITLDPGAFLDEAIRPGGLLEELKREIGLRRVVVDSVTLLELALAEKGGRRTLYLLRNALHRMGATSLLVEEGAPAEGPSAAEYMVDTVLHLTYDDFEVNRLRHLEVRKHRGSPFRTGKHVFVISRRGIRVLPALDRVPDLTVGEVVPTGLDRLDECLGGGIPRGSTLVLNVNSKCNYRYLLGAIAAAHLRQGDGYVAVCSAVRPPAVVAMVLSLYGFDAARLGAEGRWRYIEQEGRPVPPELEPYIIRVSNEFDLFVSPGSATAIAHGIGSPDGPRHWLWSLDLNAALHTLKQDAVVKGWAEAISHARHRGDTIVGICNFEEMGPAMSAFVQRNAEGILRTWFDGRYQYLQVQKAPNGRVSELMVIEYTDAPPYLALW, via the coding sequence GTGAGCGAAGTGCACGCCAGACTGTCCACCGGAGTTGAGGGGCTCGACAGCGTGCTCGGCGGCGGCCTGTTTCCGGCGAGCGCCACGCTGGTGCGGGGCGCGCCGGGGACCGGCAAGACGACCCTGGGGATCCAGTTCCTTTGCGAGGGTGCCCGCCGGGGCGAGGGGGGTGCGTACTTCACCTTCGAGGAGTTCCCGGAGCAGATCTACCGGGACGCCCGCGAGCTGGGGTTTGATCTGCAGGCCCTGGAGCAGGCGGGGAAGCTGCAGGTCATCACCCTGGATCCCGGTGCCTTCCTGGATGAGGCGATCCGGCCGGGTGGCCTCCTGGAGGAGCTGAAGCGGGAGATCGGCCTCCGCCGGGTGGTCGTGGACAGCGTTACCCTGTTGGAACTGGCCCTGGCGGAAAAGGGCGGTCGGCGAACGCTCTACCTGCTCCGCAACGCCCTGCACCGGATGGGGGCCACCAGCCTTCTCGTGGAAGAAGGGGCGCCGGCGGAGGGCCCGTCTGCGGCCGAGTACATGGTGGACACCGTTCTTCACCTGACGTACGACGACTTCGAGGTGAACCGGCTCCGCCACCTGGAGGTGCGCAAGCACAGGGGCTCCCCGTTCCGCACCGGAAAGCACGTCTTCGTCATCTCCCGGCGGGGGATCCGGGTGCTGCCCGCCCTGGACCGGGTGCCGGACCTGACCGTGGGCGAGGTGGTGCCCACTGGCCTGGACCGGCTGGACGAGTGCCTGGGCGGCGGCATCCCCCGGGGGAGCACGTTGGTCCTCAACGTCAACAGCAAGTGCAACTACCGCTACCTGCTCGGGGCGATCGCCGCTGCGCACCTCCGGCAGGGCGACGGTTACGTCGCCGTGTGCTCGGCCGTGCGGCCGCCGGCAGTGGTCGCGATGGTGCTGAGCCTCTACGGCTTCGACGCCGCCCGGCTGGGGGCCGAGGGCCGGTGGCGGTACATCGAGCAGGAGGGGCGGCCGGTTCCGCCGGAGCTGGAACCCTACATTATCCGGGTGTCCAACGAGTTCGACCTGTTCGTGTCGCCGGGGAGCGCCACCGCCATCGCCCACGGCATCGGCAGCCCCGACGGCCCGCGCCACTGGCTCTGGTCCCTCGACCTGAACGCCGCCCTGCACACCCTGAAGCAGGACGCGGTGGTGAAAGGCTGGGCGGAGGCCATCTCCCACGCCCGGCACCGGGGCGACACCATCGTCGGCATCTGCAACTTCGAGGAGATGGGGCCGGCGATGTCCGCCTTCGTCCAGCGCAATGCGGAGGGCATCCTGCGGACCTGGTTCGACGGGCGGTACCAGTACCTGCAGGTACAGAAAGCGCCCAACGGCCGCGTGTCGGAGCTGATGGTCATCGAGTACACCGACGCGCCCCCGTACCTGGCGCTGTGGTAG
- a CDS encoding polysaccharide deacetylase family protein encodes MPVLLYHHLEPGADGSNGAIISTEEFAAQMAWLKANGFTTITTAQLLAWLEDGEPLPDRPVMVTFDDGYRSNYLHAYPVLQQHGFSGVIFMVTGLAGQKVGRLEYLTWEDMHAMTASGVIEIQAHSHDGHRNIDGQPALVHWSEEEILADWQLLSEALAAAELPPATAYAYPFGAHDQECIDALRKAGVKLGFTVHHGHVTQDHDPLRLNRLVVYPGTDECAFARLVTGRAACE; translated from the coding sequence GTGCCGGTGCTCCTCTACCACCACCTGGAGCCGGGGGCCGACGGCAGCAACGGCGCGATCATCAGCACCGAGGAGTTTGCGGCGCAGATGGCCTGGCTGAAGGCCAACGGGTTCACCACCATCACCACCGCCCAGCTGCTGGCCTGGCTGGAGGACGGGGAGCCCCTGCCGGACCGGCCGGTGATGGTCACCTTTGACGACGGCTACCGGTCCAACTATCTCCACGCCTACCCCGTGCTGCAGCAGCACGGGTTCAGCGGCGTCATCTTCATGGTCACCGGGCTCGCGGGCCAGAAGGTCGGCCGGCTGGAGTACTTGACGTGGGAGGACATGCACGCCATGACCGCATCGGGCGTGATCGAGATCCAGGCCCACTCCCACGACGGCCACCGGAACATCGACGGGCAGCCCGCCCTGGTCCACTGGTCGGAGGAGGAGATCCTGGCAGACTGGCAGCTGCTGTCTGAGGCCCTGGCTGCGGCAGAGCTTCCGCCGGCAACGGCGTACGCCTACCCCTTCGGCGCGCACGACCAGGAGTGCATCGACGCCCTGCGGAAGGCCGGGGTGAAGCTGGGCTTCACCGTCCACCACGGCCATGTGACACAGGACCACGACCCGCTGCGGCTGAACCGGCTGGTGGTGTACCCCGGCACGGACGAGTGCGCGTTCGCCCGGCTGGTCACCGGTCGCGCCGCCTGCGAGTAA
- a CDS encoding acyl-CoA dehydrogenase family protein has product MAVPEPDLFVRTERQRRFVALAGELADRFAGRAALHDRENSFPFENFAELRASGYVRLTVPVEWGGEGANLTETLLAQERLAQGDGATALGIGWHLAVVGKLAETRAWPPAATARIFREVAGRGALINSAASEVETGSPSRGGRPTTTARRAPGGWLLTGRKSFTSLAPVLDYAVVSASFEGSDGGGWFLVQTGSPGVTVVETWDALGMRATGSHDLVLEDVFVEDGDLLETFGRGNTCQVGTGDGAGWALHIPAVYLGIARAAHGFAVEYARTRRPNSLPGPIADQPHIQALLGQNEIDLLAARSALYTVADRWDAEPERRGELVPLLGAAKVLAVNLALQIVDRAMRVAGIAGLFRQLPLERLYRDVRAGLHNPPMEDAVLRNLARAALARQASAAAIS; this is encoded by the coding sequence ATGGCCGTCCCGGAACCAGACCTCTTCGTGCGGACCGAGCGGCAGAGGCGGTTCGTCGCCCTGGCTGGCGAGCTGGCCGACCGGTTCGCCGGGCGGGCGGCGCTGCACGACCGGGAGAACTCGTTCCCGTTCGAGAACTTCGCAGAACTGCGGGCCTCGGGGTACGTCCGCCTCACGGTGCCGGTCGAGTGGGGCGGCGAGGGGGCGAACCTGACCGAGACCCTGCTCGCGCAGGAGCGGCTGGCCCAGGGCGACGGCGCCACGGCCCTGGGCATCGGGTGGCATCTGGCCGTGGTCGGCAAGCTGGCGGAGACCCGGGCCTGGCCGCCGGCGGCGACCGCGCGGATCTTCCGTGAAGTGGCCGGGCGGGGGGCGCTGATCAACTCTGCCGCCAGCGAGGTGGAGACCGGAAGCCCCTCCCGGGGAGGCCGGCCCACCACGACGGCCCGGCGCGCGCCGGGGGGCTGGCTGCTGACGGGGCGCAAATCGTTCACCTCCCTGGCGCCGGTCCTCGACTACGCCGTGGTCTCGGCCAGCTTCGAAGGGTCCGACGGGGGCGGCTGGTTCCTGGTGCAGACGGGCAGCCCGGGCGTGACCGTCGTCGAGACCTGGGATGCGTTGGGCATGCGGGCCACCGGCAGCCACGACCTGGTCCTGGAGGACGTGTTCGTGGAGGACGGCGACCTCCTGGAGACCTTCGGCCGGGGCAACACCTGCCAGGTGGGCACGGGGGACGGCGCCGGGTGGGCCCTGCACATCCCCGCCGTGTATCTGGGCATCGCCCGGGCCGCCCACGGGTTCGCCGTGGAGTACGCCCGGACCCGCCGCCCCAACTCGCTGCCCGGCCCGATCGCCGACCAGCCCCACATCCAGGCGCTGCTCGGCCAGAACGAGATCGACCTTCTGGCGGCCCGCTCCGCCCTCTACACGGTAGCGGACCGCTGGGACGCCGAGCCGGAGCGGCGCGGCGAGCTGGTCCCCCTGCTGGGCGCCGCCAAGGTGCTGGCCGTGAACCTCGCCCTGCAGATCGTCGACCGGGCGATGCGGGTGGCGGGCATCGCCGGTCTCTTCCGGCAACTGCCCTTGGAGCGGCTCTACCGTGACGTGCGGGCGGGCCTGCACAACCCGCCGATGGAGGATGCCGTGCTCCGGAACCTCGCACGGGCGGCGCTCGCCCGGCAGGCTTCCGCTGCAGCCATCTCATAG
- the aroF gene encoding 3-deoxy-7-phosphoheptulonate synthase: MARPLRVTAEPGRTRPVLIRPGLAVGGGTPVVIAGPCSVETPEQIRAAAQAVRRAGARMLRGGAFKPRTSPYSFQGLGEEGLRLLAQAGQLTGLPVVTEVMDPREIDLVARYADLLQVGARNMQNFRLLTALGEIDKPVLLKRGPGATLEEWLNAAEYVASRGNERIILCERGIRTFETYTRYTLDLASAVAAKQLTHLPVIADPSHACGRRELVPAMALAALAAGLDGVMLEVHPDPARALSDGEQALTPVDLERFMAAAGLLSGTSAADSP; encoded by the coding sequence ATGGCCAGACCACTCCGGGTGACGGCGGAACCGGGCCGGACCCGCCCCGTGTTGATCCGTCCGGGGCTGGCGGTGGGCGGCGGCACGCCGGTGGTGATCGCCGGGCCCTGTTCCGTGGAGACGCCCGAGCAGATCCGCGCCGCTGCGCAGGCCGTGCGCCGGGCGGGCGCACGGATGCTGCGCGGCGGCGCTTTCAAACCCCGCACCTCCCCTTACTCGTTCCAGGGACTGGGCGAGGAGGGGCTCAGGCTCCTGGCCCAGGCGGGCCAGCTCACCGGCCTGCCGGTGGTCACGGAGGTGATGGATCCCCGGGAGATCGATCTGGTCGCCCGGTACGCCGACCTGCTGCAGGTGGGCGCCCGCAACATGCAGAACTTCCGGCTGCTCACCGCACTCGGCGAGATCGACAAGCCGGTGCTGCTGAAGCGGGGACCGGGCGCGACGCTGGAGGAATGGCTGAACGCCGCGGAGTACGTGGCCAGCCGGGGGAACGAGCGGATCATCCTCTGCGAGCGGGGCATCCGCACCTTCGAGACCTACACCCGCTACACCCTCGACCTGGCCTCCGCGGTGGCGGCCAAGCAGCTCACCCACCTGCCGGTCATCGCGGACCCCAGCCACGCCTGCGGGCGCAGGGAGCTGGTGCCGGCCATGGCCCTGGCCGCCCTGGCCGCCGGACTCGACGGGGTGATGCTGGAGGTGCACCCGGACCCCGCCCGGGCCCTCAGCGACGGCGAACAGGCCCTGACGCCCGTCGACCTCGAGCGCTTCATGGCTGCGGCGGGCCTCCTGTCCGGGACGAGCGCAGCCGACAGCCCGTGA
- a CDS encoding acyclic terpene utilization AtuA family protein yields MTEIRLLTPTGHLGFTMLEPESFLRGMAQGPDFVVADSGSSDIGPYPLGADEPCSPVEWQTHDLEIMLVACRRQGVPMIIGSAADTGTDRGVDTYVQILRTVAERHGLPPFRLAYIYAQVSPDEVRRRLRTGVRIAGLDGRPDLTEADLDRTDRIVAVMGAEPIIAALEAGAEVVICGRSSDPAIFAAPLLWKGLDPATAYYAGKVLECASFCAEPFMGKESVLGVVRPGEVIVEPMHPGQRCTPLSVASHAMYERATPFFEHLPGGVLDMRNCRYEAVDERRCRVTGFAFQPEPTVRVKLEGAGKRGERCLAIVGFRDPDTVARIDAVLDWARNKVEARFGPGGYELHFHVYGRNGVMADLEVVDRPAHELCVVVEGVAPDRRTAAELTAMAARQMFYARLPGTKGTAGTAALMSDEVLPARPAYEWTVNHVMPVQDPRELFRLHLTTVP; encoded by the coding sequence GTGACAGAGATCCGTCTGCTCACTCCGACCGGACATCTCGGCTTCACCATGCTGGAGCCGGAAAGCTTCCTGCGGGGGATGGCGCAGGGGCCCGACTTCGTGGTGGCCGACTCGGGCAGCTCGGACATCGGCCCCTACCCGCTGGGGGCCGACGAACCGTGCAGCCCGGTGGAGTGGCAGACCCACGACCTCGAGATCATGCTGGTGGCCTGCCGGCGACAGGGGGTGCCGATGATCATCGGCAGCGCTGCGGACACCGGCACGGACCGGGGCGTCGACACCTACGTGCAGATCCTCCGCACGGTGGCCGAGCGCCACGGCCTCCCCCCCTTCCGTCTGGCGTACATCTACGCCCAGGTCAGCCCGGATGAGGTCCGGCGCAGGCTCCGGACCGGCGTGCGCATCGCGGGGCTGGACGGCCGGCCCGATCTCACCGAGGCCGACCTGGACCGCACCGACCGCATCGTGGCGGTGATGGGTGCAGAACCGATCATCGCGGCCCTGGAGGCCGGCGCGGAGGTGGTCATCTGCGGCCGCTCCTCCGACCCGGCCATCTTCGCCGCCCCGCTGCTCTGGAAGGGGCTGGACCCGGCCACCGCCTACTACGCGGGGAAGGTGCTGGAGTGCGCCTCGTTCTGTGCGGAGCCCTTCATGGGGAAGGAGTCGGTGCTGGGAGTGGTGCGGCCCGGCGAGGTGATCGTGGAGCCGATGCACCCGGGCCAGCGGTGCACGCCGCTGTCGGTGGCCAGCCACGCCATGTACGAGCGGGCCACCCCATTTTTCGAACACCTGCCCGGCGGCGTGCTGGACATGCGGAACTGCCGCTACGAGGCGGTAGATGAGCGCCGCTGTCGGGTCACCGGCTTCGCCTTCCAACCGGAGCCCACCGTCCGGGTGAAGCTGGAGGGGGCGGGAAAGCGGGGCGAGCGGTGCCTGGCCATCGTCGGCTTCCGGGACCCGGACACGGTCGCCCGCATCGACGCGGTGCTGGACTGGGCCCGGAACAAGGTCGAGGCCCGCTTCGGTCCCGGGGGGTACGAACTGCACTTCCACGTCTACGGTCGCAACGGCGTGATGGCCGACCTGGAGGTGGTCGACCGGCCGGCCCACGAGCTCTGCGTCGTGGTCGAAGGGGTGGCGCCGGACCGGCGAACCGCCGCGGAGCTCACCGCCATGGCCGCCCGGCAGATGTTCTACGCCCGCCTGCCCGGGACGAAGGGCACCGCCGGCACCGCGGCGCTGATGTCCGACGAGGTCCTGCCGGCCCGGCCGGCCTACGAGTGGACCGTCAACCACGTGATGCCGGTGCAGGATCCGCGCGAGCTGTTCCGGCTCCACCTGACCACCGTTCCCTAG
- a CDS encoding VOC family protein, with product MAITHIDHVLIAVNGLEEAAERYRRLGFFVTEGGEHPGRGTANRLAVLDPEYLELIAVRDRAAAWPDLVEHLDRFGPGLFTFALASDDLEADLAAFRRRAADGVTDLRPEEPWDGELVTPGGRRRTWRAFRVAGGRAVNPFLIQHDSEGEEKRRKLAGDGELLPHPLQYGSVSRLAFAFPTLDEGVAFFRDGYGLQPEGDPSVCPSRQADRVFFPLKRGLIEVIAPRGGDSPVAAFVAERGYGVHSVAVTVPDTARAADQLESRGVAVRRLPSGTVQVDPAHTLGVRLSLVKG from the coding sequence ATGGCGATCACGCATATTGACCATGTGCTGATCGCGGTGAACGGTCTGGAGGAGGCGGCCGAGCGGTACCGCCGGCTCGGGTTCTTCGTCACCGAGGGCGGCGAGCACCCGGGCCGGGGCACCGCCAACCGGCTGGCGGTGCTGGACCCGGAGTACCTGGAACTGATTGCGGTCCGGGACCGGGCCGCCGCCTGGCCGGATCTGGTGGAGCATCTGGACCGGTTCGGGCCCGGGCTCTTCACCTTCGCCCTGGCCAGCGACGACCTGGAGGCCGACCTCGCCGCCTTCCGCCGGCGCGCCGCGGACGGGGTCACCGATCTGCGGCCGGAGGAGCCCTGGGACGGCGAACTGGTCACCCCCGGCGGGCGCCGCCGCACCTGGCGGGCGTTCCGGGTGGCCGGCGGACGGGCGGTGAACCCGTTCCTGATCCAGCACGACAGCGAAGGGGAAGAGAAGCGGCGGAAGCTGGCGGGCGACGGCGAACTGCTGCCCCACCCGCTGCAGTACGGCTCCGTCAGCCGGCTCGCCTTTGCCTTCCCCACGCTGGACGAGGGGGTGGCCTTCTTCCGGGACGGCTACGGCCTCCAGCCGGAAGGCGATCCCTCGGTCTGCCCCAGCCGCCAGGCTGACCGGGTCTTCTTCCCCCTGAAGCGGGGGCTGATCGAGGTGATCGCCCCCCGCGGCGGCGACAGCCCCGTCGCCGCCTTTGTGGCCGAGCGCGGGTACGGCGTACACAGCGTAGCCGTCACGGTGCCCGACACCGCCCGGGCGGCAGACCAGCTGGAGTCCCGCGGCGTCGCGGTCCGCCGGTTGCCCTCCGGGACCGTGCAGGTGGACCCGGCCCATACCCTGGGGGTGCGGCTGTCGCTGGTGAAGGGGTAA
- a CDS encoding HD-GYP domain-containing protein, which translates to MRDLLTALVRRLHGLVDDETLAHSGRVAYLAAALGEALGLSREMTRTLYLGGLLHDIGKGVVPAEVLHKPGRLLPEERRLVEAHAAAGESMVLQLAPEMAPDIVDVVRHHHERLDGSGYPDRLCAGDISPAVRIIAVADVYDALINDRPYRRALSPEEALGVLDEEVRCGRLDADVVAALRRVTADEDGLSRAADGRGGQCG; encoded by the coding sequence ATGCGAGACTTACTTACGGCCCTGGTGCGCCGCCTGCACGGGCTCGTGGACGACGAGACCCTGGCCCACAGCGGCCGGGTCGCGTACCTGGCGGCGGCGCTGGGCGAGGCCCTGGGGCTTTCGCGGGAGATGACCCGAACGCTGTACCTCGGAGGCCTGCTGCACGACATCGGAAAGGGCGTGGTCCCCGCGGAGGTGCTGCACAAGCCCGGTCGGCTTCTGCCGGAGGAACGACGGCTGGTGGAGGCGCACGCGGCTGCCGGGGAGTCCATGGTGCTTCAGTTGGCCCCCGAAATGGCGCCGGACATCGTCGACGTGGTCCGCCACCATCACGAGCGGCTCGACGGGAGCGGCTACCCGGACAGGCTCTGCGCCGGCGACATCTCGCCGGCGGTGCGGATCATCGCCGTGGCCGACGTCTACGATGCGCTGATCAACGACCGGCCCTACCGCCGGGCCCTGAGCCCCGAGGAGGCCCTGGGGGTGCTCGACGAGGAGGTCCGGTGCGGGCGGCTGGATGCCGACGTCGTGGCGGCGCTGCGACGGGTGACGGCCGACGAGGATGGCCTTTCCCGGGCTGCCGACGGCCGGGGAGGCCAGTGTGGGTGA
- a CDS encoding LuxR C-terminal-related transcriptional regulator, with protein sequence MAAASDREWTQRLAALAGRLRESRDGREAARAVVEAIVPSESGAFVLSCGGGAPVRLLAAEGPPAADIRSRNADDLLLLPQLLMQSGEPRIILDLAADARAAPLRGWGLGSGTLVALPVRGGGGVRAILAVVRPGQQALSAADLAGLQAAADMLGLALEQERLHESAEEQVRQLLALGQVARMLTTEFDTEAVLTLIIDAAVSVFRLDLCCLLMYDGRGHLRVRAARGLSAQEAAHLVFPAGRAPDPERFRALGYVSVVLHRVPGSRQLLGYLAAGTRAASPLDASDRSPLATWASLAGVALENSRWMAEVEAAQQDTVEALVAVLESREAGRRTVPIRASAAYATVLAGNMGLSEQEVRDLYLAALLAYAEPGRPGGSILAGADSPRLNRVRRVLEALGERWDGTGPLGLREGGIPLSARILAVARAFAEALEAGSADGTPSPAAALERVKAGKGTQFDPLVVAALESHVWSAMSFLPAASGEAWQADATDPARGQPRGGAGSAPPPPVVDPQPPEAGAGPEVSSPVPPAERARQETAASVTSPHPDLSVLTQREREVLAHVAQGLSNREIAARLFLSEATVKTHVSRILQKLGLPDRTKAAVFMLTTQD encoded by the coding sequence ATGGCTGCGGCGAGCGACCGGGAGTGGACGCAGCGGCTGGCCGCGCTGGCCGGGCGGCTGCGGGAGAGCCGGGACGGCCGTGAGGCGGCCCGGGCCGTGGTCGAGGCGATCGTCCCTTCGGAGTCGGGTGCCTTTGTGCTCTCCTGCGGTGGCGGGGCGCCGGTCCGCCTGCTGGCCGCCGAGGGGCCGCCGGCTGCGGACATCCGGTCAAGGAACGCGGACGACCTCCTGCTCTTGCCGCAACTGCTGATGCAGTCGGGTGAGCCGAGGATCATCCTGGACCTGGCCGCCGACGCCCGGGCGGCGCCGCTCCGGGGGTGGGGGCTGGGCTCCGGCACGCTGGTCGCCCTGCCCGTCCGGGGCGGAGGCGGGGTCCGGGCCATCCTGGCGGTGGTAAGGCCGGGGCAGCAGGCGCTGTCCGCCGCGGATCTGGCCGGCCTGCAGGCGGCGGCCGACATGCTCGGCCTTGCCCTGGAGCAGGAGCGGCTGCACGAGTCCGCGGAGGAGCAGGTGCGGCAACTGCTCGCCCTGGGGCAGGTCGCCCGGATGCTCACCACGGAGTTTGACACCGAGGCGGTGCTCACGCTGATCATCGACGCGGCGGTGAGCGTGTTCCGCCTCGACCTCTGCTGCCTGCTGATGTACGACGGGCGCGGCCACCTGCGCGTGCGGGCCGCGCGCGGGCTGTCGGCGCAGGAGGCCGCGCACCTGGTCTTCCCCGCCGGGAGGGCGCCCGATCCCGAGCGGTTCCGGGCGCTGGGGTACGTCTCGGTGGTGCTGCACCGGGTTCCCGGCAGCCGACAGTTGCTGGGCTACCTCGCGGCCGGCACCCGGGCCGCCAGCCCCCTGGACGCCTCGGATCGGTCTCCGCTGGCGACCTGGGCGAGCCTGGCCGGCGTCGCCCTCGAGAACAGCCGCTGGATGGCGGAGGTCGAGGCCGCCCAGCAGGACACGGTGGAAGCCCTGGTGGCCGTGCTGGAGAGCCGGGAGGCGGGGCGGCGGACGGTGCCCATCCGCGCCTCTGCGGCCTACGCCACCGTACTGGCGGGCAACATGGGGCTGTCGGAGCAGGAGGTTCGGGACCTCTACCTGGCCGCGCTGCTGGCGTACGCCGAGCCCGGTCGGCCGGGGGGAAGCATCCTCGCCGGCGCGGACTCGCCGCGGCTCAACAGGGTCCGCCGGGTGCTGGAGGCGCTGGGCGAGCGCTGGGACGGCACCGGCCCGCTGGGCCTGCGGGAGGGCGGAATCCCGCTCAGCGCCCGCATCCTGGCCGTGGCCCGGGCCTTTGCCGAGGCGCTGGAGGCCGGCAGCGCCGACGGGACGCCCTCGCCCGCCGCCGCGCTGGAGCGGGTGAAAGCGGGGAAGGGCACGCAGTTCGACCCGCTGGTGGTGGCCGCCCTGGAGAGCCACGTCTGGAGCGCCATGTCGTTCCTGCCGGCCGCTTCCGGAGAGGCGTGGCAGGCAGATGCAACGGACCCGGCGCGAGGGCAGCCCCGGGGTGGCGCGGGGTCCGCGCCGCCCCCGCCGGTGGTTGACCCTCAGCCGCCGGAGGCGGGGGCCGGGCCGGAGGTGTCCTCACCGGTTCCGCCGGCGGAGAGGGCGAGACAGGAGACGGCTGCCTCCGTCACGTCGCCTCACCCGGATCTGTCCGTCCTCACGCAGCGGGAGCGGGAGGTCCTGGCCCACGTGGCGCAGGGGCTCAGCAACCGGGAGATCGCCGCACGCCTTTTCCTGAGCGAGGCGACGGTCAAGACCCACGTGAGCCGCATCCTGCAGAAGCTGGGACTGCCGGACCGCACCAAGGCGGCCGTGTTCATGCTGACGACACAGGATTGA
- a CDS encoding DUF4387 domain-containing protein gives MRLRDLASTIRSKNAGVDLITFDILFKTREAYERAKACPALSREGIARLFRIPGDRIYSYVTFDPALAIKFTLRRQRPSGSAGEHDLFGAQQYAPLLDVEVS, from the coding sequence ATGAGGCTGCGGGATCTGGCCAGCACCATCCGCAGCAAGAACGCGGGGGTCGACCTGATCACCTTCGACATTCTCTTCAAGACCCGTGAGGCATATGAACGGGCCAAGGCCTGCCCGGCGCTCTCCCGGGAGGGCATCGCCCGGCTGTTCCGCATCCCCGGGGACCGGATCTACAGCTACGTCACCTTCGACCCTGCCCTGGCGATCAAGTTCACCCTGCGGCGGCAGCGGCCCAGCGGCAGCGCGGGCGAGCACGACCTCTTCGGCGCGCAGCAGTACGCCCCGCTGTTGGACGTCGAGGTGTCCTGA
- a CDS encoding ABC transporter ATP-binding protein, whose translation MAAILELRGVDTFYGPVQVHFGVSLTVREGEITCLLGGNASGKSTAMKVILGLVRPRGGQVLLGGEDATRWPTPRRIRWGLGSVPEARRLFPHMTVRENLLMGAYARTDREQVRADYEMVLELFPRVRERLSQVAGTLSGGEQQMVAMARALMGRPRLLCMDEPTMGLSPLWVDRVLELIRQVNARGTTVFMVEQNARAALQIAHRGYVLQNGVVRLEGTAAELAGNPLVEQAYLGGRSA comes from the coding sequence GTGGCGGCCATCCTGGAACTGCGTGGGGTGGACACCTTCTACGGCCCCGTGCAGGTGCACTTCGGCGTGAGCCTGACCGTGCGGGAGGGGGAGATCACCTGCCTCCTCGGGGGCAACGCCTCCGGCAAGTCCACGGCGATGAAGGTGATCCTGGGCCTGGTCCGGCCCCGCGGGGGTCAGGTACTCCTGGGCGGGGAGGACGCGACCCGCTGGCCGACGCCCCGCCGCATCCGGTGGGGGCTGGGATCGGTGCCCGAGGCCCGCCGGCTCTTTCCGCACATGACCGTGCGGGAGAACCTGCTGATGGGCGCCTACGCCCGCACCGACCGGGAGCAGGTCCGGGCTGATTACGAGATGGTGCTGGAGCTGTTCCCGCGGGTGAGGGAGCGGCTCTCCCAGGTGGCGGGGACCCTCTCCGGCGGTGAGCAGCAGATGGTGGCCATGGCCCGGGCCCTGATGGGCCGGCCCCGCCTGCTCTGCATGGACGAACCGACCATGGGGCTCTCGCCGCTCTGGGTAGACCGGGTGCTGGAGCTGATCCGGCAGGTGAACGCGCGGGGGACGACGGTCTTTATGGTGGAACAGAACGCCCGGGCCGCCCTGCAGATTGCCCACCGGGGCTACGTGCTCCAGAACGGCGTGGTCCGGCTGGAGGGCACCGCGGCCGAGCTGGCCGGTAACCCGCTGGTGGAGCAGGCCTACCTGGGAGGGCGGTCGGCGTGA
- a CDS encoding GntR family transcriptional regulator, whose protein sequence is MPGGAAIHPRPLPLWQQVVDMIQRNVEEGHWPVGHRIPSERELCQQHGVSRTTVRLAIAEAVSRGLLHRVHGKGTFVARPKIHQPLVQVTPFAAALRAQGLVPRTRLLAVMTQPADPATAHMLGLPTGQEIMRFRLLGLGSGEPVAAYHSTVPAALGEAVLERLEADAGADRFRLVVDVLAETFGWSHLTAEQTFEAAGASAEEARLLGLPRGAPVLVVTSLVRNPAGRTVEFARAVYRADQYRFHLTRQIEVSGQDHES, encoded by the coding sequence ATGCCGGGGGGCGCAGCCATCCACCCGCGGCCGTTGCCGCTGTGGCAGCAGGTGGTCGACATGATCCAGCGCAACGTGGAGGAGGGCCACTGGCCCGTCGGCCACCGGATCCCGTCGGAGCGGGAGCTCTGCCAACAGCACGGCGTCAGCCGGACCACCGTGCGGCTTGCAATCGCCGAGGCCGTGAGCCGCGGGCTCCTCCACCGGGTGCACGGCAAGGGAACCTTCGTTGCGCGGCCGAAGATCCACCAGCCGCTGGTCCAGGTCACGCCCTTCGCCGCGGCCCTGCGGGCCCAGGGGCTCGTCCCCCGGACCCGGCTGCTGGCGGTGATGACCCAGCCCGCCGACCCGGCGACGGCGCACATGCTGGGCCTGCCCACCGGACAGGAGATCATGCGCTTCCGGCTGCTGGGGTTGGGGAGCGGGGAGCCCGTGGCCGCCTACCACAGCACGGTCCCCGCGGCGCTGGGGGAGGCGGTGCTGGAGCGACTGGAGGCCGACGCCGGCGCCGACCGGTTCCGGCTGGTGGTGGACGTGCTGGCCGAGACCTTCGGCTGGTCCCACCTGACCGCGGAGCAGACCTTCGAAGCCGCCGGCGCCTCCGCCGAGGAGGCCAGGCTGCTCGGGCTCCCCCGGGGCGCGCCGGTGCTGGTGGTCACGTCGCTGGTGCGGAACCCGGCGGGCCGGACCGTGGAGTTCGCCCGGGCCGTTTACCGCGCCGACCAGTACCGCTTCCACCTCACCCGGCAGATCGAGGTGAGCGGCCAGGACCACGAGTCGTAG